Genomic window (Polaromonas sp. JS666):
CTGGCTTCAATCAATGACGGCCAGGAGGCGCAGGCTTTGCCCACTGCGTCATTGAGCACGCCGCGCACGCGGGTCTCGAACATGCCGGTGGCGTTGCAAAAGCTGCGCACGGTCTGCGGGGTGAGCCGCGCCTGTTTTTCGCCACCGGGCACAAAGCGCAAGGCATGGCCGCGTCCCCCCAGGTAGGCGGCGTAGGCCACCACGTCGTAGGCTGGAGACAATTCCGGTGTGCGGCCATCGCGGTAGAGCACCCCGAAATTCTTCACATGCGCGTCGTAGTTGCCCAGCATCTCGTTGACCATCGCACGGCGGATCAGTTCTTCGGCAGCGGCCTCGCCCCGCTGTCCCAGACCCATGCCGCCGCGCAGCGTGCTGGCCATGGTGGCGTAGGTGGCAGCCGGGTGCGTATATTTTTCTTCGGGCTGTATGCGCAGGATCTGCGCGAAGTCTTCGCAGTGGATGTGCCCCCCGGGCCCGCGGTCAAAGCGCCTGACCACCAGAAAATGCCGGCTCTCGCCCAGCACAAAGGGCTGCTCGGCCACGATCTGCTCCAGCGGGGCCAGCCATGCGGCGCAGACATCTGCGCCGGCGGCCTGCGCAAGCCGCAGCGACAACTCTTCCACCTCGGGCAGCAAGGCATATTCAACCGTCGGCAGCTTGGCAATGATGTGCGTGCCCTGCACGTCCCGGGTCCGCGCCACATAACGCCCATGCTGCGCGACCAGTGCAAGCTTGGGTTGCACGCCCGACAGGGACGTGGCCTCGGGCAAGGGGTCGGCCGTGACGGACATCTCCAGCGCGTCGTTGTGCTGGGTCACCACGGCAGCGAGCGCGTCGGCATCGAGGTGGGCGGGGTAAGCGTAGACATTGCCCGGCAAGTCGGTGCCGCAGGCGGCCAGCAGGTCGAAGTGGTCGCCCGGCCCGCAGCCGCGCAGCTCTTCGAGGTGGCGGCGCAGCGGCCCCTCGGGCAGCAGGTTCTGGAAAAAAGCCGGCAGGCGGCCACCTTCCGCATTGAAAAAAGGCGTGCTGACGTAGCTGCGCCAGAAAATTTCACGGCGCTGGGGGTCGTCATCGGTGGCGGCCCACGACAGCACCGGCGCGTCGGGCCGCGACCAGAAGGAGGGGTCTGGAATGAAGCGCGTGAGCGCGGTGCTGCCCGTGCCGTACTGGAACAGCAGCCCGGCCCGCAGGGAGCCCACGTAGATATCGAGCGCCAGGACGTTCATTTGGGCAGCGGGCCTTTGGCGCCGGCCTGGGAGCGCAATCGGGTTTGCGCAATGATTCGGTCAACCTGGGAAAGCGCCGGCTCAGGGCCCTCTCCAGTACCCGCACCAGCGGGCGCCTCCAGCCCCGCCGCAAGGACTTTAGGCAGCAAAAGCACTTCCAGCCCGAGTTGGTCGGCAATGGCCATCAGTGTGGTGATTCGCGGTGCGGTACGGCCCTGCAAGGCACTGCGCACCGACAGGGACGTCAACCCGGTCTTCTCGGCAATGGCCTGGTAGTCGAGCTTGAGGCGCTGCCGCTCGGCCTCCAGCCTGGTAGCCACCTCAAACAGGGTTTTCATGATAGAAAAGTATCTCTTTCCATGTAATGGATAGTATTTTATCTATCAATCCTAGAAATGCAATATTTAACTATTCTTTTTTGCAAATAACAATACAAAACTATTGCTATGCTAAATGGCGGAGACCAGCCCCGTTCAGTCTTGAGGGCGAGGAATGCTGCGCAACTCCGGACTCTCCGGGCTCGATCAGGTGCTCTTGCCCTTCTTGACCTATCAGTGCTTTAGGTGCCCTGCTAGGCAAACTTGCGGCTGGCATCCAGCGCAAGCCCGGCTCCAATGCTGCCGAACAAGTCACCTTCCACCCAATGGGCGTCGGGCATCAGCGCAAGAATTCTCTCGCGCAGCAAAGGTACGCCGCTGGAGCCACCCGTGAAAAACACCGTGTCAATGCCTGAGGCCGCGACACCGGCGTCACGCAGCAGCCGTGCCACGGTTTGCGCTACGGAAGCCACTAGCCCCTCGATGGCACCATCCAGATCCGCCCGTTGCAGCGTCACCGTCTCCCCGGCAGCGATGCGGCCGATGTCAATCTGCGCCTCGGCTGCGTTCGACAGGGTGATCTTGGCCTCTTCAACCTGCAGCGCGAGCCAGTGGCCGGCGCGCTGCCTGACCACGCTCTGCAGCCGCTCCAGCTTGACCTTGTCACGCGCTTCGCGGTGCATGTCGCTGATCTGCGACCAGGACTTTTTGCTGTAGGCCTGGTTGATGGTGTGCCAGGTCGCGAGGTTGAAGTACTGTGCTGACGGTACTTCGCGGCCGCTTTTCAGCAGGCTGCCAAGCCCCAGGATCGGCATCATGCTGGAAAGGCTCAGGTACTTGTCGAAATCCGTGCCCCCAATATGCACGCCACCGCTGGCCAGGATGTCGTCGCGCCGCTCCGGGCGGCCGGCGCGCTCGGGTGACAGACGGATCAACGCAAAGTCGGAGGTACCGCCGCCAATGTCAACCACCAGCACCAGTTCTTCACGGGTGATTTGCGACTCATAGTCAAAGGCTGCCGCAATCGGTTCGTACTGGAAAGCGATCTCGCGCAGGCCGGCCTTGCGGGCAATCTCTTCCAGCGTGCGTTCGGCCCGCAGGTCAGCCTTGTGATCGTCATCCACAAAAAATACCGGCCGGCCAAGCACGGCACGGGTGAATTCACGCCCGGCCGCGTGCTCGGCACGGCGCTTGAGTTCGCCCACAAACTGCGCCAGCAAATCCCTGAACGGCAAGGCCCGGCCCATCACCTCGGTGTGATCGTCCATCATCGAGGTGCCGAGCAGGCTCTTGAGGGAACGCATCAGTCGGCCCTCATGCCCCGCCAGATAGTCCGCCAGTGCGGCACGCCCATAGCTGACGTGGGCATCTTCGGCGTGGAAAAACACCACCGAGGGCAGCGTCAGCTTGCCGTCTTCGAGCGGCAACAACAGAGAGGATGGAGCGCTTTGCCCGGGCCGCCTCCAGCCCGTGGTGGAGTTGGACGTTCCGAAGTCAATCCCGCATGCGTCAGCCAAGGTACTCACCGCTCAGCCGGCCTGCGAAAGTCGTTCTCGACCCAGGTCACCGCGCTGGCGCGGCTGAGCTTGAAGGACGGCAGCACACGGACCTGCGCCAGTTGCTCGCCTCCTTCATCATGGGCGCTGAGCAAGGCATGGGGGTTGTCTTCATCGGGCACGATATCGAGCGAGACGGTGACTCTGGATAATTTTGCCGTCACCGTGATGCGCTGGTGCAGCGTGGCATGCAGTTGCTGCTCGTGCCTGCGGACAAATTCCGAGGCGGTTTTGACCAGCGTGCTGAAGGCCGGCCCGTCAAGCGGTTTGGGGTTCTTTTTGTCGCGCCCCATGGTCCAGGGGCCAACCAGCGCCGGCTCCGGCTCGCCATCCTTGATCATGGCGACGGCCCAGCCGTCGTCGTCTTCGTTCTTGAGGACTTGCGCCGTCCATCCGTCGCCGCGCCACAGGCGGGCCTCTTGTATTTTGGGGAAATGCCCGGGAGCGGAATCGGAAGCGGGGTCTGCGGCCAGGTCAGGCGGCTGGATGCGGGAGTCGGTCAATGCTCAATCACTCAGGTCAGGAAGGCAGGCCCATGGCCGCTCGGTAAGCGGCACTGCGGGTTGGGGGCCAGATTTTACAGTTTGCCCCAGCCGGAGTGGCTGCCCGGCCAGGAGACCTTCAAACAGCGCCTCCCGCCCGCCTGTTCAAAGCCCCAGATCGCTCAGGCCCGGATGGTCGTCCGGCCGGCGGCCCAGCGGCCAATGGAACTTGCGGTCGGCTGGCTTGATGGGCAGGT
Coding sequences:
- a CDS encoding type II toxin-antitoxin system HipA family toxin; the encoded protein is MNVLALDIYVGSLRAGLLFQYGTGSTALTRFIPDPSFWSRPDAPVLSWAATDDDPQRREIFWRSYVSTPFFNAEGGRLPAFFQNLLPEGPLRRHLEELRGCGPGDHFDLLAACGTDLPGNVYAYPAHLDADALAAVVTQHNDALEMSVTADPLPEATSLSGVQPKLALVAQHGRYVARTRDVQGTHIIAKLPTVEYALLPEVEELSLRLAQAAGADVCAAWLAPLEQIVAEQPFVLGESRHFLVVRRFDRGPGGHIHCEDFAQILRIQPEEKYTHPAATYATMASTLRGGMGLGQRGEAAAEELIRRAMVNEMLGNYDAHVKNFGVLYRDGRTPELSPAYDVVAYAAYLGGRGHALRFVPGGEKQARLTPQTVRSFCNATGMFETRVRGVLNDAVGKACASWPSLIEASSLLDKQKHNLLRHFEACDAVQSWRRRRAGSAGRKAVAP
- a CDS encoding helix-turn-helix domain-containing protein → MKTLFEVATRLEAERQRLKLDYQAIAEKTGLTSLSVRSALQGRTAPRITTLMAIADQLGLEVLLLPKVLAAGLEAPAGAGTGEGPEPALSQVDRIIAQTRLRSQAGAKGPLPK
- a CDS encoding Hsp70 family protein yields the protein MADACGIDFGTSNSTTGWRRPGQSAPSSLLLPLEDGKLTLPSVVFFHAEDAHVSYGRAALADYLAGHEGRLMRSLKSLLGTSMMDDHTEVMGRALPFRDLLAQFVGELKRRAEHAAGREFTRAVLGRPVFFVDDDHKADLRAERTLEEIARKAGLREIAFQYEPIAAAFDYESQITREELVLVVDIGGGTSDFALIRLSPERAGRPERRDDILASGGVHIGGTDFDKYLSLSSMMPILGLGSLLKSGREVPSAQYFNLATWHTINQAYSKKSWSQISDMHREARDKVKLERLQSVVRQRAGHWLALQVEEAKITLSNAAEAQIDIGRIAAGETVTLQRADLDGAIEGLVASVAQTVARLLRDAGVAASGIDTVFFTGGSSGVPLLRERILALMPDAHWVEGDLFGSIGAGLALDASRKFA